In Sorghum bicolor cultivar BTx623 chromosome 8, Sorghum_bicolor_NCBIv3, whole genome shotgun sequence, one genomic interval encodes:
- the LOC8065252 gene encoding uncharacterized protein LOC8065252, whose protein sequence is MPRGGRSSGAAKGGGGAPAPATSTGGGGGGGLLSNAASVFAEGWIWCTSWALANRAMDAVLGPRTFRIEHTAAAATTTTTSPSDASSSPCEIHAMAFQDCINQNGSDISKCQFYVNILNDCRRRGQVAAETSG, encoded by the exons ATGCCTCGCGGCGGCCGCAGCTCTGGGG CAGCCAagggtggcggcggcgctcctGCTCCAGCAACTAGtaccggcggtggcggcggcggcggcttgttGAGCAACGCCGCATCCGTGTTTGCTGAGGGATGGATCTGGTGCACCAGTTGGGCCTTGGCAAACAGGGCCATGGATGCTGTCCTTGGCCCCCGTACCTTCCGCATCGAAcacactgctgctgctgctactactacgaCCACCAGTCCCAGTGATGCGTCGTCTAGCCCTTGCGAAATCCATGCCATGGCCTTCCAAGAC TGCATCAACCAGAATGGGAGCGACATCAGCAAGTGCCAGTTCTACGTCAACATTCTCAATGACTGCCGCCGCAGAGGCCAAGTCGCCGCCGAAACATCCGGATAG
- the LOC8065251 gene encoding protein NUCLEAR FUSION DEFECTIVE 4, with translation MAPAPAAFAAQVVRGRWFMAYGSFLIMSAAGATYIFAIYSKDIKSTLGYTQEQLNTVGFFKDVGANVGIHAGLVAEFAPPWVVLAIGAAMNLGGYLMLYLSVTGRVHGTPPLWLVCLYIAVGANSQAFANTGALVTCVKNFPESRGVMLGLLKGFVGLSGAIFTQLYLAFYGPGGGGDTRPLILLVGWLPAAVSVAFLATIRIIRAPPRSPAAARREYRAFCAFLYVSLALAAYLLVAIVLQKRFRFTRAEYAASAAVVFLMLLLPLGIVLREEAALFKSNITNAPAESRPAVTPALPAATKQPPAAPVPPPATTTAGQRLLLSLRPPPRGEDYTILQALVSVDMLLLFTATVFGVGGTLTAIDNMGQIGESLGYPQRNVATFVSLISIWNYLGRVTAGFASEALLSRHRIPRPLLVAGVLLLTVPGHLLIAFGVPGSLYAASVLVGFCFGAAYPMILAIISELFGLRYYSTLYNVGNVASPVGSYILNVRVAGRMYDREAARQGAVVVVPGKAGGGITCVGKRCYRESFLVVAAVTVAAAAVALALAWRTRAFYAGDIYARFKEGATGTGASGNGVRDGEKEDASAAATAAAESVSKEQQAKVDGRDARDMLS, from the coding sequence atggcgccggcgccggcggcgttcGCGGCGCAGGTGGTACGGGGTCGGTGGTTCATGGCGTACGGCTCGTTCCTCATCATGTCGGCCGCGGGCGCAACCTACATCTTCGCCATCTACTCCAAGGACATCAAGTCGACGCTGGGTTACACGCAGGAGCAGCTCAACACGGTGGGCTTCTTCAAGGACGTGGGCGCCAACGTCGGCATCCACGCGGGGCTCGTCGCCGAGTTCGCCCCGCCATGGGTCGTCCTCGCCATCGGCGCCGCCATGAACCTCGGCGGATACCTCATGCTCTACCTCTCCGTCACCGGCCGCGTCCACGGGACCCCGCCGCTCTGGCTCGTCTGCCTCTACATCGCCGTCGGCGCCAACTCGCAGGCCTTCGCTAACACCGGCGCGCTCGTCACCTGCGTCAAGAACTTCCCCGAGAGCCGCGGCGTCATGCTTGGACTCCTCAAGGGCTTCGTCGGTCTCAGCGGCGCCATCTTCACCCAGCTCTACCTCGCCTTCTAcggccccggcggcggcggtgacaCCAGGCCGCTCATCCTCCTCGTCGGATGGCTCCCGGCGGCTGTCTCCGTCGCCTTCCTCGCCACCATACGGATCATACGCGCGCCGCCGCGCTCGCCCGCCGCGGCACGCCGGGAGTACCGCGCCTTCTGTGCCTTCCTCTACGTGTCGCTCGCGCTCGCCGCCTACCTCCTCGTCGCCATCGTCCTGCAGAAGCGGTTCCGGTTCACGCGGGCAGAGTACGCCGCCAGCGCCGCCGTCGTGTTCCTCATGCTGCTGCTCCCGCTCGGAATCGTCCTGCGGGAGGAGGCCGCGCTGTTCAAGTCCAACATCACCAACGCTCCAGCGGAATCACGACCCGCAGTCACGCCGGCCCTGCCCGCGGCCACGAAACAGCCACCTGCAGCACCAGTACCACCAccagcgacgacgacggcgggtcAAAGGTTGCTGCTTTCgctgcggccgccgccgcgcggtGAGGACTACACGATCCTGCAGGCGCTGGTGAGCGTGGACATGCTGCTGCTGTTCACGGCGACGGTGTTCGGGGTGGGCGGCACGCTGACGGCGATCGACAACATGGGCCAGATCGGCGAATCTCTCGGTTACCCGCAGCGGAACGTGGCCACCTTCGTCTCCCTCATCAGCATCTGGAACTACCTCGGCCGCGTCACGGCGGGCTTCGCCTCGGAGGCGCTGCTGTCCCGGCACCGCATCCCGCGGCCGCTGCTGGTGGCCGGCGTGCTGCTCCTCACGGTGCCGGGCCACCTGCTCATCGCGTTCGGCGTGCCCGGGTCGCTGTACGCGGCGTCGGTGCTGGTCGGGTTCTGCTTCGGCGCCGCGTACCCGATGATCCTCGCCATCATCTCCGAGCTGTTCGGGCTCAGGTACTACTCCACGCTCTACAACGTCGGCAACGTGGCCAGCCCCGTGGGCTCCTACATCCTCAACGTCCGCGTCGCCGGCCGGATGTACGACCGGGAGGCCGCAAGGCAgggcgccgtcgtcgtcgtgccCGGGAAGGCCGGCGGCGGCATCACGTGCGTGGGCAAGCGCTGCTACAGGGAGTCGTTCCTCGTCGTCGCCGCGGTCACCGTGGCCGCCGCGGCCGTCGCGCTGGCGCTGGCGTGGAGGACAAGGGCGTTCTACGCGGGGGACATCTACGCCAGGTTCAAGGAGGGGGCGACAGGCACGGGAGCGAGTGGCAACGGCGTTCGCGACGGGGAGAAAGAGGATgcctcggcggcggcgacggcggcggcggagtccGTGTCCAAGGAACAGCAGGCCAAGGTGGACGGACGCGACGCCCGTGACATGTTGAGTTGA
- the LOC8071539 gene encoding protein NUCLEAR FUSION DEFECTIVE 4: MAPMATATAFAAQVLRGRWFMAYGSFLIMSAAGATYIFAVYSKDIKSTLGYTQEQLNTVGFFKDVGANVGIHAGLIAELTPPWLVLALGAAMNLGGYLMLYLSVTGRGGVSPAATPLLLVCFYIAVGANSQAFANTGALVTCVKNFPESRGVMLGLLKGFVGLSGAIFTQLYLAFYGPGGGGDTRPLILLVGWLPAAVSVAFLATIRIIRAPRSPAAARREYGAFCAFLYVSLALAAYLLVAIVLQKRFQFTRPEYAASAAVVFLMLLLPLGIVLREEATLFKSNITNTSAEEQAATTPALPAVAAATKRPPAPATGCQRLLLSLRPPPRGEDYTILQALVSVDMLLLFTATVFGVGGTLTAIDNMGQIGESLGYPQRSVATFVSLISIWNYLGRVAAGFASEALLSRRRIPRPLILAGVLLLTVPGHLLIAFGVPGSLYVASVVIGFCFGAAQPLILATVSELFGLRYYSTMYNFCGTASPLGSYVLNVRVAGRMYDREAARQNAPAAAGKGVTCIGVRCYKESFLVITAVTVAAAVVTLALAWRTREFYAGDIYAKFKTETACSCSSGDDGGNAAIAGEDKVRVQVEPKE; encoded by the coding sequence ATGGCGCCCATGGCCACCGCGACGGCGTTCGCGGCGCAGGTGCTGCGGGGGCGGTGGTTCATGGCGTACGGCTCCTTCCTCATCATGTCGGCTGCCGGCGCCACCTACATCTTCGCCGTCTACTCCAAGGACATCAAGTCGACGCTGGGTTACACGCAGGAGCAGCTCaacaccgtcggtttcttcaagGACGTCGGCGCCAACGTCGGCATCCACGCCGGCCTCATCGCCGAGCTCACTCCACCATGGTTAGTCCTGGCCCTCGGCGCCGCCATGAACCTCGGCGGCTACCTCATGCTCTACCTCTCCGTCACGGGCCGCGGTGGCGTCAGCCCGGCGGCCACGCCGCTCTTGCTCGTCTGCTTCTACATCGCCGTCGGCGCCAACTCCCAGGCCTTCGCCAACACCGGCGCGCTCGTCACCTGCGTCAAGAACTTCCCGGAGAGCCGCGGCGTCATGCTCGGGCTCCTCAAGGGCTTCGTCGGCCTCAGCGGCGCCATCTTCACCCAGCTCTACCTTGCCTTCTAcggccccggcggcggcggcgacaccaGACCGCTCATCCTCCTCGTGGGCTGGCTCCCGGCTGCCGTCTCCGTCGCCTTCCTCGCCACCATCCGGATCATACGCGCGCCGCGCTCGCCGGCCGCGGCACGCCGGGAGTACGGCGCGTTCTGTGCCTTCCTCTACGTGTCGCTCGCGCTCGCCGCCTACCTTCTCGTCGCCATCGTCCTGCAGAAGCGGTTCCAGTTCACACGGCCAGAGTACGCCGCCAGCGCCGCCGTCGTGTTCCTGATGCTGCTGCTTCCGCTCGGAATCGTCCTGCGTGAGGAGGCCACGCTGTTCAAGTCCAACATCACCAACACATCAGCTGAAGAGCAAGCGGCAACGACGCCGGCTCTGCCCGCGGTGGCCGCGGCGACGAAACGGCCACCTGCACCAGCGACGGGGTGTCAAAGGTTGCTGCTTTCGCTTCGTCCGCCGCCGCGCGGCGAGGACTACACGATCCTGCAGGCGCTGGTGAGCGTGGACATGCTGCTTCTGTTCACGGCGACGGTGTTCGGGGTGGGCGGCACGCTGACGGCGATCGACAACATGGGCCAGATCGGCGAGTCTCTCGGTTACCCGCAGCGGAGCGTGGCCACCTTCGTCTCCCTCATCAGCATCTGGAACTACCTGGGCCGCGTCGCCGCCGGATTCGCCTCGGAGGCGCTGCTGTCCCGGCGCCGCATCCCACGGCCGCTCATCCTCGCCGGTGTGCTCCTGCTCACCGTGCCGGGCCACCTACTGATCGCTTTCGGCGTGCCGGGGTCGCTGTACGTGGCGTCGGTGGTGATCGGGTTCTGCTTCGGCGCCGCGCAGCCGCTCATCCTCGCCACCGTGTCGGAGCTGTTTGGGCTCAGGTACTACTCCACCATGTACAACTTCTGCGGCACGGCCAGCCCCCTGGGGTCCTACGTTCTCAACGTCCGCGTCGCCGGCCGCATGTACGaccgcgaggcggcgcggcagaaCGCCCCGGCGGCGGCCGGGAAGGGGGTCACGTGCATTGGCGTCCGGTGCTACAAAGAGTCCTTCTTGGTCATCACGGCGGTCACCGTGGCCGCGGCGGTGGTGACGCTGGCGCTCGCATGGAGGACTCGGGAGTTCTACGCGGGAGACATCTACGCCAAGTTTAAGACGGAAACAGCTTGTAGTTGTAGCagtggtgatgatggtggtaaTGCTGCCATTGCTGGTGAAGACAAGGTCCGAGTACAAGTAGAACCCAAGGAATAA